The following coding sequences lie in one Vanessa atalanta chromosome 1, ilVanAtal1.2, whole genome shotgun sequence genomic window:
- the LOC125065789 gene encoding DNA-binding protein Ewg isoform X2 → MVRESQGDSDYSNMNSAVSSESMDLAEEDMSQVDGCGLSGGSEDEDECASSPAGSAYEDGADVIKSAMSDEVTKQLAAAGPVGMAAAAAIASSKKRKRPHSFETNPSVRKRHQNRLLRKLRQTIEEFATRVGQQAVVLVATPGKPNTSYRVFGAKPLEDVVRNLRCMIMEELENALAQQFGLGGCPQAPPPPLDDPSLFELPPLIIDGIPTPVEKMTQAQLRAFIPLMLKYSMVRGKPGWGRESTRPPWWPKDLPWANVRMDARSEDEKQKMSWTHALRQIVINCYKYHGREDLLPAFTEDEDDKIAVQQMSQYAPAVLQTITNPDGSVSLIQVDPSNHIITLPDGTTAQVVSIDTRSAENTRNWIDGSFKIHSGEGGGVVQALEGDGAVAVDLNAVAEATLNHDGQIILTGEDGHGYPVSVSGVITVPVSASVYQSMVASMQQQDGVCVAPLVQVEQNGETLEAISMGGGVAQVMLQGGGEAQVLQVLSLKDATVLTKAMQVKSERDAVAADS, encoded by the exons ATGGTCCGGGAGAGTCAGGGGGATTCAGACTACAGCAACATGAACTCAGCCGTCAGCTCAGAATCTATGGACTTGGCTGAAGAG GACATGTCCCAAGTGGACGGGTGCGGGCTAAGCGGCGGCTCGGAGGACGAAGACGAGTGCGCGTCGTCGCCGGCCGGCTCCGCTTACGAGGACGGCGCTGACGTCATCAAGAGCGCCATGAGCGATGAGGTCACCAAGCAGCTGGCTGCCGCTG GACCGGTGGGTATGGCCGCCGCGGCAGCTATTGCGTCGTCGAAAAAACGTAAGAGGCCACATTCCTTCGAAACGAACCCCTCAGTCAGGAAGAGACACCAGAACAGACTACTTAGAAAACTGAGA CAAACGATCGAGGAGTTCGCGACGCGCGTGGGGCAGCAGGCCGTGGTGCTGGTGGCGACGCCCGGCAAGCCCAACACCTCGTACCGCGTGTTCGGCGCCAAGCCGCTGGAGGACGTCGTGCGCAACCTGCGCTGCATGATCATGGAGGAGCTCGAGAACGCGCTCGCGCAGCAG TTCGGGCTGGGCGGGTGCCCGCaggcgccgccgccgccgctggaCGACCCCTCGCTGTTCGAGCTGCCGCCGCTCATCATCGACGGCATCCCCACGCCCGTCGAGAAGATGACGCAGGCGCAGCTGCGCGCCTTCATCCCGCTCATGCTCAAGTACTCCATGG TGCGCGGCAAGCCGGGCTGGGGCCGCGAGTCGACCCGGCCGCCGTGGTGGCCCAAGGACCTGCCGTGGGCCAACGTGCGCATGGACGCGCGCTCCGAGGACGAGAAGCAGAAA ATGTCGTGGACGCATGCGCTGCGACAGATCGTCATCAACTGCTACAAGTACCACGGCCGAGAGGACCTGCTGCCCGCCTTCACCGAGGACGAGGACGACAAGATCGCCGTGCAGCAG ATGTCGCAGTACGCGCCGGCCGTTCTGCAGACGATCACGAACCCGGACGGCTCGGTTTCGCTGATCCAGGTGGACCCAAGCAACCACATCATTACGCTGCCCGACGGCACCACGGCGCAAGTGGTCAGTATCGATACACGATCTGCCGAAAATACCCGAAACTGGATCGACGGATCCTTTAAA ATCCACAGCGGCGAGGGGGGCGGCGTGGTGCAGGCGCTGGAGGGGGACGGCGCGGTGGCCGTCGACCTCAACGCCGTGGCCGAGGCCACGCTCAACCACGACGGACAGATCATACTCACGGGCGAAGACGGACACG GCTACCCGGTGTCAGTGTCGGGCGTGATAACAGTGCCGGTGTCTGCGTCCGTGTACCAGTCCATGGTGGCGTCCATGCAGCAGCAGGACGGCGTCTGCGTCGCGCCGCTCGTGCAG GTGGAGCAGAACGGCGAGACGCTGGAGGCCATCTCCATGGGCGGCGGGGTGGCGCAGGTCATGCTGCAGGGCGGCGGGGAGGCGCAGGTGCTGCAGGTGCTCAGTCTCAAGGACGCCACTGTGCTCACCAAGGCCATG CAAGTGAAATCCGAGCGCGACGCGGTGGCGGCCGACTCCTAG
- the LOC125065789 gene encoding DNA-binding protein Ewg isoform X8: MINVFQNKLGIFPHRPFFGRKIKSATNTLQKLDMSQVDGCGLSGGSEDEDECASSPAGSAYEDGADVIKSAMSDEVTKQLAAAGPVGMAAAAAIASSKKRKRPHSFETNPSVRKRHQNRLLRKLRQTIEEFATRVGQQAVVLVATPGKPNTSYRVFGAKPLEDVVRNLRCMIMEELENALAQQAPPPPLDDPSLFELPPLIIDGIPTPVEKMTQAQLRAFIPLMLKYSMVRGKPGWGRESTRPPWWPKDLPWANVRMDARSEDEKQKMSWTHALRQIVINCYKYHGREDLLPAFTEDEDDKIAVQQMSQYAPAVLQTITNPDGSVSLIQVDPSNHIITLPDGTTAQVCGVSQIHSGEGGGVVQALEGDGAVAVDLNAVAEATLNHDGQIILTGEDGHGYPVSVSGVITVPVSASVYQSMVASMQQQDGVCVAPLVQVEQNGETLEAISMGGGVAQVMLQGGGEAQVLQVLSLKDATVLTKAMQVKSERDAVAADS, encoded by the exons GACATGTCCCAAGTGGACGGGTGCGGGCTAAGCGGCGGCTCGGAGGACGAAGACGAGTGCGCGTCGTCGCCGGCCGGCTCCGCTTACGAGGACGGCGCTGACGTCATCAAGAGCGCCATGAGCGATGAGGTCACCAAGCAGCTGGCTGCCGCTG GACCGGTGGGTATGGCCGCCGCGGCAGCTATTGCGTCGTCGAAAAAACGTAAGAGGCCACATTCCTTCGAAACGAACCCCTCAGTCAGGAAGAGACACCAGAACAGACTACTTAGAAAACTGAGA CAAACGATCGAGGAGTTCGCGACGCGCGTGGGGCAGCAGGCCGTGGTGCTGGTGGCGACGCCCGGCAAGCCCAACACCTCGTACCGCGTGTTCGGCGCCAAGCCGCTGGAGGACGTCGTGCGCAACCTGCGCTGCATGATCATGGAGGAGCTCGAGAACGCGCTCGCGCAGCAG gcgccgccgccgccgctggaCGACCCCTCGCTGTTCGAGCTGCCGCCGCTCATCATCGACGGCATCCCCACGCCCGTCGAGAAGATGACGCAGGCGCAGCTGCGCGCCTTCATCCCGCTCATGCTCAAGTACTCCATGG TGCGCGGCAAGCCGGGCTGGGGCCGCGAGTCGACCCGGCCGCCGTGGTGGCCCAAGGACCTGCCGTGGGCCAACGTGCGCATGGACGCGCGCTCCGAGGACGAGAAGCAGAAA ATGTCGTGGACGCATGCGCTGCGACAGATCGTCATCAACTGCTACAAGTACCACGGCCGAGAGGACCTGCTGCCCGCCTTCACCGAGGACGAGGACGACAAGATCGCCGTGCAGCAG ATGTCGCAGTACGCGCCGGCCGTTCTGCAGACGATCACGAACCCGGACGGCTCGGTTTCGCTGATCCAGGTGGACCCAAGCAACCACATCATTACGCTGCCCGACGGCACCACGGCGCAAGTG TGTGGTGTGTCGCAGATCCACAGCGGCGAGGGGGGCGGCGTGGTGCAGGCGCTGGAGGGGGACGGCGCGGTGGCCGTCGACCTCAACGCCGTGGCCGAGGCCACGCTCAACCACGACGGACAGATCATACTCACGGGCGAAGACGGACACG GCTACCCGGTGTCAGTGTCGGGCGTGATAACAGTGCCGGTGTCTGCGTCCGTGTACCAGTCCATGGTGGCGTCCATGCAGCAGCAGGACGGCGTCTGCGTCGCGCCGCTCGTGCAG GTGGAGCAGAACGGCGAGACGCTGGAGGCCATCTCCATGGGCGGCGGGGTGGCGCAGGTCATGCTGCAGGGCGGCGGGGAGGCGCAGGTGCTGCAGGTGCTCAGTCTCAAGGACGCCACTGTGCTCACCAAGGCCATG CAAGTGAAATCCGAGCGCGACGCGGTGGCGGCCGACTCCTAG
- the LOC125065789 gene encoding DNA-binding protein Ewg isoform X7, with translation MSQVDGCGLSGGSEDEDECASSPAGSAYEDGADVIKSAMSDEVTKQLAAAGPVGMAAAAAIASSKKRKRPHSFETNPSVRKRHQNRLLRKLRQTIEEFATRVGQQAVVLVATPGKPNTSYRVFGAKPLEDVVRNLRCMIMEELENALAQQFGLGGCPQAPPPPLDDPSLFELPPLIIDGIPTPVEKMTQAQLRAFIPLMLKYSMVRGKPGWGRESTRPPWWPKDLPWANVRMDARSEDEKQKMSWTHALRQIVINCYKYHGREDLLPAFTEDEDDKIAVQQMSQYAPAVLQTITNPDGSVSLIQVDPSNHIITLPDGTTAQVVSIDTRSAENTRNWIDGSFKIHSGEGGGVVQALEGDGAVAVDLNAVAEATLNHDGQIILTGEDGHGYPVSVSGVITVPVSASVYQSMVASMQQQDGVCVAPLVQVEQNGETLEAISMGGGVAQVMLQGGGEAQVLQVLSLKDATVLTKAMQVKSERDAVAADS, from the exons ATGTCCCAAGTGGACGGGTGCGGGCTAAGCGGCGGCTCGGAGGACGAAGACGAGTGCGCGTCGTCGCCGGCCGGCTCCGCTTACGAGGACGGCGCTGACGTCATCAAGAGCGCCATGAGCGATGAGGTCACCAAGCAGCTGGCTGCCGCTG GACCGGTGGGTATGGCCGCCGCGGCAGCTATTGCGTCGTCGAAAAAACGTAAGAGGCCACATTCCTTCGAAACGAACCCCTCAGTCAGGAAGAGACACCAGAACAGACTACTTAGAAAACTGAGA CAAACGATCGAGGAGTTCGCGACGCGCGTGGGGCAGCAGGCCGTGGTGCTGGTGGCGACGCCCGGCAAGCCCAACACCTCGTACCGCGTGTTCGGCGCCAAGCCGCTGGAGGACGTCGTGCGCAACCTGCGCTGCATGATCATGGAGGAGCTCGAGAACGCGCTCGCGCAGCAG TTCGGGCTGGGCGGGTGCCCGCaggcgccgccgccgccgctggaCGACCCCTCGCTGTTCGAGCTGCCGCCGCTCATCATCGACGGCATCCCCACGCCCGTCGAGAAGATGACGCAGGCGCAGCTGCGCGCCTTCATCCCGCTCATGCTCAAGTACTCCATGG TGCGCGGCAAGCCGGGCTGGGGCCGCGAGTCGACCCGGCCGCCGTGGTGGCCCAAGGACCTGCCGTGGGCCAACGTGCGCATGGACGCGCGCTCCGAGGACGAGAAGCAGAAA ATGTCGTGGACGCATGCGCTGCGACAGATCGTCATCAACTGCTACAAGTACCACGGCCGAGAGGACCTGCTGCCCGCCTTCACCGAGGACGAGGACGACAAGATCGCCGTGCAGCAG ATGTCGCAGTACGCGCCGGCCGTTCTGCAGACGATCACGAACCCGGACGGCTCGGTTTCGCTGATCCAGGTGGACCCAAGCAACCACATCATTACGCTGCCCGACGGCACCACGGCGCAAGTGGTCAGTATCGATACACGATCTGCCGAAAATACCCGAAACTGGATCGACGGATCCTTTAAA ATCCACAGCGGCGAGGGGGGCGGCGTGGTGCAGGCGCTGGAGGGGGACGGCGCGGTGGCCGTCGACCTCAACGCCGTGGCCGAGGCCACGCTCAACCACGACGGACAGATCATACTCACGGGCGAAGACGGACACG GCTACCCGGTGTCAGTGTCGGGCGTGATAACAGTGCCGGTGTCTGCGTCCGTGTACCAGTCCATGGTGGCGTCCATGCAGCAGCAGGACGGCGTCTGCGTCGCGCCGCTCGTGCAG GTGGAGCAGAACGGCGAGACGCTGGAGGCCATCTCCATGGGCGGCGGGGTGGCGCAGGTCATGCTGCAGGGCGGCGGGGAGGCGCAGGTGCTGCAGGTGCTCAGTCTCAAGGACGCCACTGTGCTCACCAAGGCCATG CAAGTGAAATCCGAGCGCGACGCGGTGGCGGCCGACTCCTAG
- the LOC125065789 gene encoding DNA-binding protein Ewg isoform X1 produces the protein MINVFQNKLGIFPHRPFFGRKIKSATNTLQKLDMSQVDGCGLSGGSEDEDECASSPAGSAYEDGADVIKSAMSDEVTKQLAAAGPVGMAAAAAIASSKKRKRPHSFETNPSVRKRHQNRLLRKLRQTIEEFATRVGQQAVVLVATPGKPNTSYRVFGAKPLEDVVRNLRCMIMEELENALAQQFGLGGCPQAPPPPLDDPSLFELPPLIIDGIPTPVEKMTQAQLRAFIPLMLKYSMVRGKPGWGRESTRPPWWPKDLPWANVRMDARSEDEKQKMSWTHALRQIVINCYKYHGREDLLPAFTEDEDDKIAVQQMSQYAPAVLQTITNPDGSVSLIQVDPSNHIITLPDGTTAQVVSIDTRSAENTRNWIDGSFKIHSGEGGGVVQALEGDGAVAVDLNAVAEATLNHDGQIILTGEDGHGYPVSVSGVITVPVSASVYQSMVASMQQQDGVCVAPLVQVEQNGETLEAISMGGGVAQVMLQGGGEAQVLQVLSLKDATVLTKAMQVKSERDAVAADS, from the exons GACATGTCCCAAGTGGACGGGTGCGGGCTAAGCGGCGGCTCGGAGGACGAAGACGAGTGCGCGTCGTCGCCGGCCGGCTCCGCTTACGAGGACGGCGCTGACGTCATCAAGAGCGCCATGAGCGATGAGGTCACCAAGCAGCTGGCTGCCGCTG GACCGGTGGGTATGGCCGCCGCGGCAGCTATTGCGTCGTCGAAAAAACGTAAGAGGCCACATTCCTTCGAAACGAACCCCTCAGTCAGGAAGAGACACCAGAACAGACTACTTAGAAAACTGAGA CAAACGATCGAGGAGTTCGCGACGCGCGTGGGGCAGCAGGCCGTGGTGCTGGTGGCGACGCCCGGCAAGCCCAACACCTCGTACCGCGTGTTCGGCGCCAAGCCGCTGGAGGACGTCGTGCGCAACCTGCGCTGCATGATCATGGAGGAGCTCGAGAACGCGCTCGCGCAGCAG TTCGGGCTGGGCGGGTGCCCGCaggcgccgccgccgccgctggaCGACCCCTCGCTGTTCGAGCTGCCGCCGCTCATCATCGACGGCATCCCCACGCCCGTCGAGAAGATGACGCAGGCGCAGCTGCGCGCCTTCATCCCGCTCATGCTCAAGTACTCCATGG TGCGCGGCAAGCCGGGCTGGGGCCGCGAGTCGACCCGGCCGCCGTGGTGGCCCAAGGACCTGCCGTGGGCCAACGTGCGCATGGACGCGCGCTCCGAGGACGAGAAGCAGAAA ATGTCGTGGACGCATGCGCTGCGACAGATCGTCATCAACTGCTACAAGTACCACGGCCGAGAGGACCTGCTGCCCGCCTTCACCGAGGACGAGGACGACAAGATCGCCGTGCAGCAG ATGTCGCAGTACGCGCCGGCCGTTCTGCAGACGATCACGAACCCGGACGGCTCGGTTTCGCTGATCCAGGTGGACCCAAGCAACCACATCATTACGCTGCCCGACGGCACCACGGCGCAAGTGGTCAGTATCGATACACGATCTGCCGAAAATACCCGAAACTGGATCGACGGATCCTTTAAA ATCCACAGCGGCGAGGGGGGCGGCGTGGTGCAGGCGCTGGAGGGGGACGGCGCGGTGGCCGTCGACCTCAACGCCGTGGCCGAGGCCACGCTCAACCACGACGGACAGATCATACTCACGGGCGAAGACGGACACG GCTACCCGGTGTCAGTGTCGGGCGTGATAACAGTGCCGGTGTCTGCGTCCGTGTACCAGTCCATGGTGGCGTCCATGCAGCAGCAGGACGGCGTCTGCGTCGCGCCGCTCGTGCAG GTGGAGCAGAACGGCGAGACGCTGGAGGCCATCTCCATGGGCGGCGGGGTGGCGCAGGTCATGCTGCAGGGCGGCGGGGAGGCGCAGGTGCTGCAGGTGCTCAGTCTCAAGGACGCCACTGTGCTCACCAAGGCCATG CAAGTGAAATCCGAGCGCGACGCGGTGGCGGCCGACTCCTAG
- the LOC125065789 gene encoding DNA-binding protein Ewg isoform X6 has translation MINVFQNKLGIFPHRPFFGRKIKSATNTLQKLDMSQVDGCGLSGGSEDEDECASSPAGSAYEDGADVIKSAMSDEVTKQLAAAGPVGMAAAAAIASSKKRKRPHSFETNPSVRKRHQNRLLRKLRQTIEEFATRVGQQAVVLVATPGKPNTSYRVFGAKPLEDVVRNLRCMIMEELENALAQQFGLGGCPQAPPPPLDDPSLFELPPLIIDGIPTPVEKMTQAQLRAFIPLMLKYSMVRGKPGWGRESTRPPWWPKDLPWANVRMDARSEDEKQKMSWTHALRQIVINCYKYHGREDLLPAFTEDEDDKIAVQQMSQYAPAVLQTITNPDGSVSLIQVDPSNHIITLPDGTTAQVIHSGEGGGVVQALEGDGAVAVDLNAVAEATLNHDGQIILTGEDGHGYPVSVSGVITVPVSASVYQSMVASMQQQDGVCVAPLVQVEQNGETLEAISMGGGVAQVMLQGGGEAQVLQVLSLKDATVLTKAMQVKSERDAVAADS, from the exons GACATGTCCCAAGTGGACGGGTGCGGGCTAAGCGGCGGCTCGGAGGACGAAGACGAGTGCGCGTCGTCGCCGGCCGGCTCCGCTTACGAGGACGGCGCTGACGTCATCAAGAGCGCCATGAGCGATGAGGTCACCAAGCAGCTGGCTGCCGCTG GACCGGTGGGTATGGCCGCCGCGGCAGCTATTGCGTCGTCGAAAAAACGTAAGAGGCCACATTCCTTCGAAACGAACCCCTCAGTCAGGAAGAGACACCAGAACAGACTACTTAGAAAACTGAGA CAAACGATCGAGGAGTTCGCGACGCGCGTGGGGCAGCAGGCCGTGGTGCTGGTGGCGACGCCCGGCAAGCCCAACACCTCGTACCGCGTGTTCGGCGCCAAGCCGCTGGAGGACGTCGTGCGCAACCTGCGCTGCATGATCATGGAGGAGCTCGAGAACGCGCTCGCGCAGCAG TTCGGGCTGGGCGGGTGCCCGCaggcgccgccgccgccgctggaCGACCCCTCGCTGTTCGAGCTGCCGCCGCTCATCATCGACGGCATCCCCACGCCCGTCGAGAAGATGACGCAGGCGCAGCTGCGCGCCTTCATCCCGCTCATGCTCAAGTACTCCATGG TGCGCGGCAAGCCGGGCTGGGGCCGCGAGTCGACCCGGCCGCCGTGGTGGCCCAAGGACCTGCCGTGGGCCAACGTGCGCATGGACGCGCGCTCCGAGGACGAGAAGCAGAAA ATGTCGTGGACGCATGCGCTGCGACAGATCGTCATCAACTGCTACAAGTACCACGGCCGAGAGGACCTGCTGCCCGCCTTCACCGAGGACGAGGACGACAAGATCGCCGTGCAGCAG ATGTCGCAGTACGCGCCGGCCGTTCTGCAGACGATCACGAACCCGGACGGCTCGGTTTCGCTGATCCAGGTGGACCCAAGCAACCACATCATTACGCTGCCCGACGGCACCACGGCGCAAGTG ATCCACAGCGGCGAGGGGGGCGGCGTGGTGCAGGCGCTGGAGGGGGACGGCGCGGTGGCCGTCGACCTCAACGCCGTGGCCGAGGCCACGCTCAACCACGACGGACAGATCATACTCACGGGCGAAGACGGACACG GCTACCCGGTGTCAGTGTCGGGCGTGATAACAGTGCCGGTGTCTGCGTCCGTGTACCAGTCCATGGTGGCGTCCATGCAGCAGCAGGACGGCGTCTGCGTCGCGCCGCTCGTGCAG GTGGAGCAGAACGGCGAGACGCTGGAGGCCATCTCCATGGGCGGCGGGGTGGCGCAGGTCATGCTGCAGGGCGGCGGGGAGGCGCAGGTGCTGCAGGTGCTCAGTCTCAAGGACGCCACTGTGCTCACCAAGGCCATG CAAGTGAAATCCGAGCGCGACGCGGTGGCGGCCGACTCCTAG
- the LOC125065789 gene encoding DNA-binding protein Ewg isoform X5, whose translation MINVFQNKLGIFPHRPFFGRKIKSATNTLQKLDMSQVDGCGLSGGSEDEDECASSPAGSAYEDGADVIKSAMSDEVTKQLAAAGPVGMAAAAAIASSKKRKRPHSFETNPSVRKRHQNRLLRKLRQTIEEFATRVGQQAVVLVATPGKPNTSYRVFGAKPLEDVVRNLRCMIMEELENALAQQFGLGGCPQAPPPPLDDPSLFELPPLIIDGIPTPVEKMTQAQLRAFIPLMLKYSMVRGKPGWGRESTRPPWWPKDLPWANVRMDARSEDEKQKMSWTHALRQIVINCYKYHGREDLLPAFTEDEDDKIAVQQMSQYAPAVLQTITNPDGSVSLIQVDPSNHIITLPDGTTAQVCGVSQIHSGEGGGVVQALEGDGAVAVDLNAVAEATLNHDGQIILTGEDGHGYPVSVSGVITVPVSASVYQSMVASMQQQDGVCVAPLVQVEQNGETLEAISMGGGVAQVMLQGGGEAQVLQVLSLKDATVLTKAMQVKSERDAVAADS comes from the exons GACATGTCCCAAGTGGACGGGTGCGGGCTAAGCGGCGGCTCGGAGGACGAAGACGAGTGCGCGTCGTCGCCGGCCGGCTCCGCTTACGAGGACGGCGCTGACGTCATCAAGAGCGCCATGAGCGATGAGGTCACCAAGCAGCTGGCTGCCGCTG GACCGGTGGGTATGGCCGCCGCGGCAGCTATTGCGTCGTCGAAAAAACGTAAGAGGCCACATTCCTTCGAAACGAACCCCTCAGTCAGGAAGAGACACCAGAACAGACTACTTAGAAAACTGAGA CAAACGATCGAGGAGTTCGCGACGCGCGTGGGGCAGCAGGCCGTGGTGCTGGTGGCGACGCCCGGCAAGCCCAACACCTCGTACCGCGTGTTCGGCGCCAAGCCGCTGGAGGACGTCGTGCGCAACCTGCGCTGCATGATCATGGAGGAGCTCGAGAACGCGCTCGCGCAGCAG TTCGGGCTGGGCGGGTGCCCGCaggcgccgccgccgccgctggaCGACCCCTCGCTGTTCGAGCTGCCGCCGCTCATCATCGACGGCATCCCCACGCCCGTCGAGAAGATGACGCAGGCGCAGCTGCGCGCCTTCATCCCGCTCATGCTCAAGTACTCCATGG TGCGCGGCAAGCCGGGCTGGGGCCGCGAGTCGACCCGGCCGCCGTGGTGGCCCAAGGACCTGCCGTGGGCCAACGTGCGCATGGACGCGCGCTCCGAGGACGAGAAGCAGAAA ATGTCGTGGACGCATGCGCTGCGACAGATCGTCATCAACTGCTACAAGTACCACGGCCGAGAGGACCTGCTGCCCGCCTTCACCGAGGACGAGGACGACAAGATCGCCGTGCAGCAG ATGTCGCAGTACGCGCCGGCCGTTCTGCAGACGATCACGAACCCGGACGGCTCGGTTTCGCTGATCCAGGTGGACCCAAGCAACCACATCATTACGCTGCCCGACGGCACCACGGCGCAAGTG TGTGGTGTGTCGCAGATCCACAGCGGCGAGGGGGGCGGCGTGGTGCAGGCGCTGGAGGGGGACGGCGCGGTGGCCGTCGACCTCAACGCCGTGGCCGAGGCCACGCTCAACCACGACGGACAGATCATACTCACGGGCGAAGACGGACACG GCTACCCGGTGTCAGTGTCGGGCGTGATAACAGTGCCGGTGTCTGCGTCCGTGTACCAGTCCATGGTGGCGTCCATGCAGCAGCAGGACGGCGTCTGCGTCGCGCCGCTCGTGCAG GTGGAGCAGAACGGCGAGACGCTGGAGGCCATCTCCATGGGCGGCGGGGTGGCGCAGGTCATGCTGCAGGGCGGCGGGGAGGCGCAGGTGCTGCAGGTGCTCAGTCTCAAGGACGCCACTGTGCTCACCAAGGCCATG CAAGTGAAATCCGAGCGCGACGCGGTGGCGGCCGACTCCTAG
- the LOC125065789 gene encoding DNA-binding protein Ewg isoform X3, which produces MINVFQNKLGIFPHRPFFGRKIKSATNTLQKLDMSQVDGCGLSGGSEDEDECASSPAGSAYEDGADVIKSAMSDEVTKQLAAAGPVGMAAAAAIASSKKRKRPHSFETNPSVRKRHQNRLLRKLRQTIEEFATRVGQQAVVLVATPGKPNTSYRVFGAKPLEDVVRNLRCMIMEELENALAQQAPPPPLDDPSLFELPPLIIDGIPTPVEKMTQAQLRAFIPLMLKYSMVRGKPGWGRESTRPPWWPKDLPWANVRMDARSEDEKQKMSWTHALRQIVINCYKYHGREDLLPAFTEDEDDKIAVQQMSQYAPAVLQTITNPDGSVSLIQVDPSNHIITLPDGTTAQVVSIDTRSAENTRNWIDGSFKIHSGEGGGVVQALEGDGAVAVDLNAVAEATLNHDGQIILTGEDGHGYPVSVSGVITVPVSASVYQSMVASMQQQDGVCVAPLVQVEQNGETLEAISMGGGVAQVMLQGGGEAQVLQVLSLKDATVLTKAMQVKSERDAVAADS; this is translated from the exons GACATGTCCCAAGTGGACGGGTGCGGGCTAAGCGGCGGCTCGGAGGACGAAGACGAGTGCGCGTCGTCGCCGGCCGGCTCCGCTTACGAGGACGGCGCTGACGTCATCAAGAGCGCCATGAGCGATGAGGTCACCAAGCAGCTGGCTGCCGCTG GACCGGTGGGTATGGCCGCCGCGGCAGCTATTGCGTCGTCGAAAAAACGTAAGAGGCCACATTCCTTCGAAACGAACCCCTCAGTCAGGAAGAGACACCAGAACAGACTACTTAGAAAACTGAGA CAAACGATCGAGGAGTTCGCGACGCGCGTGGGGCAGCAGGCCGTGGTGCTGGTGGCGACGCCCGGCAAGCCCAACACCTCGTACCGCGTGTTCGGCGCCAAGCCGCTGGAGGACGTCGTGCGCAACCTGCGCTGCATGATCATGGAGGAGCTCGAGAACGCGCTCGCGCAGCAG gcgccgccgccgccgctggaCGACCCCTCGCTGTTCGAGCTGCCGCCGCTCATCATCGACGGCATCCCCACGCCCGTCGAGAAGATGACGCAGGCGCAGCTGCGCGCCTTCATCCCGCTCATGCTCAAGTACTCCATGG TGCGCGGCAAGCCGGGCTGGGGCCGCGAGTCGACCCGGCCGCCGTGGTGGCCCAAGGACCTGCCGTGGGCCAACGTGCGCATGGACGCGCGCTCCGAGGACGAGAAGCAGAAA ATGTCGTGGACGCATGCGCTGCGACAGATCGTCATCAACTGCTACAAGTACCACGGCCGAGAGGACCTGCTGCCCGCCTTCACCGAGGACGAGGACGACAAGATCGCCGTGCAGCAG ATGTCGCAGTACGCGCCGGCCGTTCTGCAGACGATCACGAACCCGGACGGCTCGGTTTCGCTGATCCAGGTGGACCCAAGCAACCACATCATTACGCTGCCCGACGGCACCACGGCGCAAGTGGTCAGTATCGATACACGATCTGCCGAAAATACCCGAAACTGGATCGACGGATCCTTTAAA ATCCACAGCGGCGAGGGGGGCGGCGTGGTGCAGGCGCTGGAGGGGGACGGCGCGGTGGCCGTCGACCTCAACGCCGTGGCCGAGGCCACGCTCAACCACGACGGACAGATCATACTCACGGGCGAAGACGGACACG GCTACCCGGTGTCAGTGTCGGGCGTGATAACAGTGCCGGTGTCTGCGTCCGTGTACCAGTCCATGGTGGCGTCCATGCAGCAGCAGGACGGCGTCTGCGTCGCGCCGCTCGTGCAG GTGGAGCAGAACGGCGAGACGCTGGAGGCCATCTCCATGGGCGGCGGGGTGGCGCAGGTCATGCTGCAGGGCGGCGGGGAGGCGCAGGTGCTGCAGGTGCTCAGTCTCAAGGACGCCACTGTGCTCACCAAGGCCATG CAAGTGAAATCCGAGCGCGACGCGGTGGCGGCCGACTCCTAG